One window of Felis catus isolate Fca126 chromosome D4, F.catus_Fca126_mat1.0, whole genome shotgun sequence genomic DNA carries:
- the WDR31 gene encoding WD repeat-containing protein 31 isoform X5, translated as MGGCGAWWLLTPSTRRPCRPQLPARPAGCRGHLFQQPQGMLLPWSPPCKVLCRSCAVMGKLQSKLKHSTYKYRPDGILEERIQTKACQEYSPAHVDTVSVVAALSSDLCVSGGKDKTAVAYDWKTGNVVRRFRGHEREITKIACVHRSSQFFSASRDRTVMMWDLHGPSQPRQQFSGHAMVVTGLAVSPDSSQLCTGSRDNTLLLWDVGTGQCAETASISRNLVTHLCWVPQEPYILQTSEDKTIRLWDSRGLQVAHIFPTKQHIQTYCEVSEDGHKCISCSNGFGGEGCEATLWDLRQTRNRICEYKGHFQTVTSCVFLPRALALMPTIATSSHDCKVKIWNQDTGACLFTLSLDGSGPLTSLAVGDTVSLLCASFSRGIHLLRVDYSQGLALREVAAF; from the exons ATGGGAGGCTGTGGAGCGTGGTGGTTGCTGACTCCCTCCACTCGGCGCCCCTGCCGGCCCCAGCTCCCGGCCCGGCCAGCCGGCTG CAGGGGACACCTCTTCCAGCAGCCACAAGGGATGCTGCTGCCCTGGTCTCCTCCCTGCAAGGTTTTGTGTAGATCCTGTGCAGTGATGGGGAAACTGCAAAGCAAACTCAAACATAGCACTTACAAGTACAG GCCCGATGGAATTCTAGAAGAGAGAATTCAAACTAAAGCTTGTCAGGAGTATAGCCCAGCCCACGTGGATACTGTGTCTGTCGTTGCTGCCCTGAGCTCAGACCTGTGTGTCTCTGGAGGAAAAGATAAG ACAGCCGTGGCCTATGACTGGAAAACCGGAAACGTGGTGAGACGTTTCAGAGGACATGAACGAGAAATCACTAAG ATAGCCTGTGTGCACAGATCGAGCCAGTTCTTCAGCGCCTCTCGTGACAGGACGGTGATGATGTGGGACTTGCACGGCCCCTCGCAACCAAGGCAGCAGTTCTCTGGCCACGCCATGGTGGTCACTGGATTGGCCGTGAGTCCAG ACTCTTCACAGCTGTGTACTGGCTCTCGGGACAACACCCTGCTTCTGTGGGACGTTGGGACCGGCCAGTGTGCAGAGACAGCTTCCATCTCCAGGAACCTG GTAACTCACTTGTGCTGGGTCCCCCAGGAACCATATATACTACAGACTTCTGAAGATAAAACCATCAG ATTATGGGACAGTCGGGGGCTGCAGGTAGCGCATATATTTCCCACAAAGCAGCATATTCAGACCTACTGCGAGGTCAGTGAGGATGGACACAAATGTATCTCCTGCAGCAACGGCTTTGGAGGGGAAGGCTGTGAAGCCACG TTGTGGGACCTACGGCAGACGCGGAATAGAATATGTGAATACAAGGGGCATTTCCAGACTGTCACATCCTGTGTCTTTCTACCAAGAGCATTAGCCTTGATGCCTACAATTGCCACCTCATCACATGACTGCAAAGTGAAGATTTGGAACCAAGATACTGGAG cctGCCTGTTCACCTTGTCCCTGGACGGATCAGGACCTTTGACTTCCCTGGCTGTTGGCGACACCGTCTCCTTGCTGTGTGCGAGTTTCAGCCGAGGAATTCACCTGCTCAGAGTGGACTACAGCCAAGGGCTGGCACTGCGGGAGGTGGCAGCATTCTGA
- the WDR31 gene encoding WD repeat-containing protein 31 isoform X4, giving the protein MGGCGAWWLLTPSTRRPCRPQLPARPAGCRGHLFQQPQGMLLPWSPPCKVLCRSCAVMGKLQSKLKHSTYKYSRPDGILEERIQTKACQEYSPAHVDTVSVVAALSSDLCVSGGKDKTAVAYDWKTGNVVRRFRGHEREITKIACVHRSSQFFSASRDRTVMMWDLHGPSQPRQQFSGHAMVVTGLAVSPDSSQLCTGSRDNTLLLWDVGTGQCAETASISRNLVTHLCWVPQEPYILQTSEDKTIRLWDSRGLQVAHIFPTKQHIQTYCEVSEDGHKCISCSNGFGGEGCEATLWDLRQTRNRICEYKGHFQTVTSCVFLPRALALMPTIATSSHDCKVKIWNQDTGACLFTLSLDGSGPLTSLAVGDTVSLLCASFSRGIHLLRVDYSQGLALREVAAF; this is encoded by the exons ATGGGAGGCTGTGGAGCGTGGTGGTTGCTGACTCCCTCCACTCGGCGCCCCTGCCGGCCCCAGCTCCCGGCCCGGCCAGCCGGCTG CAGGGGACACCTCTTCCAGCAGCCACAAGGGATGCTGCTGCCCTGGTCTCCTCCCTGCAAGGTTTTGTGTAGATCCTGTGCAGTGATGGGGAAACTGCAAAGCAAACTCAAACATAGCACTTACAAGTACAG CAGGCCCGATGGAATTCTAGAAGAGAGAATTCAAACTAAAGCTTGTCAGGAGTATAGCCCAGCCCACGTGGATACTGTGTCTGTCGTTGCTGCCCTGAGCTCAGACCTGTGTGTCTCTGGAGGAAAAGATAAG ACAGCCGTGGCCTATGACTGGAAAACCGGAAACGTGGTGAGACGTTTCAGAGGACATGAACGAGAAATCACTAAG ATAGCCTGTGTGCACAGATCGAGCCAGTTCTTCAGCGCCTCTCGTGACAGGACGGTGATGATGTGGGACTTGCACGGCCCCTCGCAACCAAGGCAGCAGTTCTCTGGCCACGCCATGGTGGTCACTGGATTGGCCGTGAGTCCAG ACTCTTCACAGCTGTGTACTGGCTCTCGGGACAACACCCTGCTTCTGTGGGACGTTGGGACCGGCCAGTGTGCAGAGACAGCTTCCATCTCCAGGAACCTG GTAACTCACTTGTGCTGGGTCCCCCAGGAACCATATATACTACAGACTTCTGAAGATAAAACCATCAG ATTATGGGACAGTCGGGGGCTGCAGGTAGCGCATATATTTCCCACAAAGCAGCATATTCAGACCTACTGCGAGGTCAGTGAGGATGGACACAAATGTATCTCCTGCAGCAACGGCTTTGGAGGGGAAGGCTGTGAAGCCACG TTGTGGGACCTACGGCAGACGCGGAATAGAATATGTGAATACAAGGGGCATTTCCAGACTGTCACATCCTGTGTCTTTCTACCAAGAGCATTAGCCTTGATGCCTACAATTGCCACCTCATCACATGACTGCAAAGTGAAGATTTGGAACCAAGATACTGGAG cctGCCTGTTCACCTTGTCCCTGGACGGATCAGGACCTTTGACTTCCCTGGCTGTTGGCGACACCGTCTCCTTGCTGTGTGCGAGTTTCAGCCGAGGAATTCACCTGCTCAGAGTGGACTACAGCCAAGGGCTGGCACTGCGGGAGGTGGCAGCATTCTGA
- the WDR31 gene encoding WD repeat-containing protein 31 isoform X2: MGGCGAWWLLTPSTRRPCRPQLPARPAGWGHLFQQPQGMLLPWSPPCKVLCRSCAVMGKLQSKLKHSTYKYSRPDGILEERIQTKACQEYSPAHVDTVSVVAALSSDLCVSGGKDKTAVAYDWKTGNVVRRFRGHEREITKIACVHRSSQFFSASRDRTVMMWDLHGPSQPRQQFSGHAMVVTGLAVSPDSSQLCTGSRDNTLLLWDVGTGQCAETASISRNLVTHLCWVPQEPYILQTSEDKTIRLWDSRGLQVAHIFPTKQHIQTYCEVSEDGHKCISCSNGFGGEGCEATLWDLRQTRNRICEYKGHFQTVTSCVFLPRALALMPTIATSSHDCKVKIWNQDTGETSSSMTPRSWPKPLVPSSSPSLPVHLVPGRIRTFDFPGCWRHRLLAVCEFQPRNSPAQSGLQPRAGTAGGGSILRPGDIHFQTVACPFSVWLCSSL, from the exons ATGGGAGGCTGTGGAGCGTGGTGGTTGCTGACTCCCTCCACTCGGCGCCCCTGCCGGCCCCAGCTCCCGGCCCGGCCAGCCGGCTG GGGACACCTCTTCCAGCAGCCACAAGGGATGCTGCTGCCCTGGTCTCCTCCCTGCAAGGTTTTGTGTAGATCCTGTGCAGTGATGGGGAAACTGCAAAGCAAACTCAAACATAGCACTTACAAGTACAG CAGGCCCGATGGAATTCTAGAAGAGAGAATTCAAACTAAAGCTTGTCAGGAGTATAGCCCAGCCCACGTGGATACTGTGTCTGTCGTTGCTGCCCTGAGCTCAGACCTGTGTGTCTCTGGAGGAAAAGATAAG ACAGCCGTGGCCTATGACTGGAAAACCGGAAACGTGGTGAGACGTTTCAGAGGACATGAACGAGAAATCACTAAG ATAGCCTGTGTGCACAGATCGAGCCAGTTCTTCAGCGCCTCTCGTGACAGGACGGTGATGATGTGGGACTTGCACGGCCCCTCGCAACCAAGGCAGCAGTTCTCTGGCCACGCCATGGTGGTCACTGGATTGGCCGTGAGTCCAG ACTCTTCACAGCTGTGTACTGGCTCTCGGGACAACACCCTGCTTCTGTGGGACGTTGGGACCGGCCAGTGTGCAGAGACAGCTTCCATCTCCAGGAACCTG GTAACTCACTTGTGCTGGGTCCCCCAGGAACCATATATACTACAGACTTCTGAAGATAAAACCATCAG ATTATGGGACAGTCGGGGGCTGCAGGTAGCGCATATATTTCCCACAAAGCAGCATATTCAGACCTACTGCGAGGTCAGTGAGGATGGACACAAATGTATCTCCTGCAGCAACGGCTTTGGAGGGGAAGGCTGTGAAGCCACG TTGTGGGACCTACGGCAGACGCGGAATAGAATATGTGAATACAAGGGGCATTTCCAGACTGTCACATCCTGTGTCTTTCTACCAAGAGCATTAGCCTTGATGCCTACAATTGCCACCTCATCACATGACTGCAAAGTGAAGATTTGGAACCAAGATACTGGAG AGACCTCGAGTTCCATGACGCCGCGCTCTTGGCCTAAGCCGCTggttccctcttcctcccccagcctGCCTGTTCACCTTGTCCCTGGACGGATCAGGACCTTTGACTTCCCTGGCTGTTGGCGACACCGTCTCCTTGCTGTGTGCGAGTTTCAGCCGAGGAATTCACCTGCTCAGAGTGGACTACAGCCAAGGGCTGGCACTGCGGGAGGTGGCAGCATTCTGAGGCCAGGAGACATTCACTTTCAAACCGTGGCCTGTCctttctcagtgtggctttgtTCTTCCCTGTGA
- the WDR31 gene encoding WD repeat-containing protein 31 isoform X1, with product MGGCGAWWLLTPSTRRPCRPQLPARPAGCRGHLFQQPQGMLLPWSPPCKVLCRSCAVMGKLQSKLKHSTYKYSRPDGILEERIQTKACQEYSPAHVDTVSVVAALSSDLCVSGGKDKTAVAYDWKTGNVVRRFRGHEREITKIACVHRSSQFFSASRDRTVMMWDLHGPSQPRQQFSGHAMVVTGLAVSPDSSQLCTGSRDNTLLLWDVGTGQCAETASISRNLVTHLCWVPQEPYILQTSEDKTIRLWDSRGLQVAHIFPTKQHIQTYCEVSEDGHKCISCSNGFGGEGCEATLWDLRQTRNRICEYKGHFQTVTSCVFLPRALALMPTIATSSHDCKVKIWNQDTGETSSSMTPRSWPKPLVPSSSPSLPVHLVPGRIRTFDFPGCWRHRLLAVCEFQPRNSPAQSGLQPRAGTAGGGSILRPGDIHFQTVACPFSVWLCSSL from the exons ATGGGAGGCTGTGGAGCGTGGTGGTTGCTGACTCCCTCCACTCGGCGCCCCTGCCGGCCCCAGCTCCCGGCCCGGCCAGCCGGCTG CAGGGGACACCTCTTCCAGCAGCCACAAGGGATGCTGCTGCCCTGGTCTCCTCCCTGCAAGGTTTTGTGTAGATCCTGTGCAGTGATGGGGAAACTGCAAAGCAAACTCAAACATAGCACTTACAAGTACAG CAGGCCCGATGGAATTCTAGAAGAGAGAATTCAAACTAAAGCTTGTCAGGAGTATAGCCCAGCCCACGTGGATACTGTGTCTGTCGTTGCTGCCCTGAGCTCAGACCTGTGTGTCTCTGGAGGAAAAGATAAG ACAGCCGTGGCCTATGACTGGAAAACCGGAAACGTGGTGAGACGTTTCAGAGGACATGAACGAGAAATCACTAAG ATAGCCTGTGTGCACAGATCGAGCCAGTTCTTCAGCGCCTCTCGTGACAGGACGGTGATGATGTGGGACTTGCACGGCCCCTCGCAACCAAGGCAGCAGTTCTCTGGCCACGCCATGGTGGTCACTGGATTGGCCGTGAGTCCAG ACTCTTCACAGCTGTGTACTGGCTCTCGGGACAACACCCTGCTTCTGTGGGACGTTGGGACCGGCCAGTGTGCAGAGACAGCTTCCATCTCCAGGAACCTG GTAACTCACTTGTGCTGGGTCCCCCAGGAACCATATATACTACAGACTTCTGAAGATAAAACCATCAG ATTATGGGACAGTCGGGGGCTGCAGGTAGCGCATATATTTCCCACAAAGCAGCATATTCAGACCTACTGCGAGGTCAGTGAGGATGGACACAAATGTATCTCCTGCAGCAACGGCTTTGGAGGGGAAGGCTGTGAAGCCACG TTGTGGGACCTACGGCAGACGCGGAATAGAATATGTGAATACAAGGGGCATTTCCAGACTGTCACATCCTGTGTCTTTCTACCAAGAGCATTAGCCTTGATGCCTACAATTGCCACCTCATCACATGACTGCAAAGTGAAGATTTGGAACCAAGATACTGGAG AGACCTCGAGTTCCATGACGCCGCGCTCTTGGCCTAAGCCGCTggttccctcttcctcccccagcctGCCTGTTCACCTTGTCCCTGGACGGATCAGGACCTTTGACTTCCCTGGCTGTTGGCGACACCGTCTCCTTGCTGTGTGCGAGTTTCAGCCGAGGAATTCACCTGCTCAGAGTGGACTACAGCCAAGGGCTGGCACTGCGGGAGGTGGCAGCATTCTGAGGCCAGGAGACATTCACTTTCAAACCGTGGCCTGTCctttctcagtgtggctttgtTCTTCCCTGTGA
- the WDR31 gene encoding WD repeat-containing protein 31 isoform X6: MGGCGAWWLLTPSTRRPCRPQLPARPAGCRGHLFQQPQGMLLPWSPPCKVLCRSCAVMGKLQSKLKHSTYKYSRPDGILEERIQTKACQEYSPAHVDTVSVVAALSSDLCVSGGKDKTAVAYDWKTGNVVRRFRGHEREITKIACVHRSSQFFSASRDRTVMMWDLHGPSQPRQQFSGHAMVVTGLAVSPDSSQLCTGSRDNTLLLWDVGTGQCAETASISRNLVTHLCWVPQEPYILQTSEDKTIRLWDSRGLQVAHIFPTKQHIQTYCEVSEDGHKCISCSNGFGGEGCEATLWDLRQTRNRICEYKGHFQTVTSCVFLPRALALMPTIATSSHDCKVKIWNQDTGDPPGQVPRNRTQVSRGRS, translated from the exons ATGGGAGGCTGTGGAGCGTGGTGGTTGCTGACTCCCTCCACTCGGCGCCCCTGCCGGCCCCAGCTCCCGGCCCGGCCAGCCGGCTG CAGGGGACACCTCTTCCAGCAGCCACAAGGGATGCTGCTGCCCTGGTCTCCTCCCTGCAAGGTTTTGTGTAGATCCTGTGCAGTGATGGGGAAACTGCAAAGCAAACTCAAACATAGCACTTACAAGTACAG CAGGCCCGATGGAATTCTAGAAGAGAGAATTCAAACTAAAGCTTGTCAGGAGTATAGCCCAGCCCACGTGGATACTGTGTCTGTCGTTGCTGCCCTGAGCTCAGACCTGTGTGTCTCTGGAGGAAAAGATAAG ACAGCCGTGGCCTATGACTGGAAAACCGGAAACGTGGTGAGACGTTTCAGAGGACATGAACGAGAAATCACTAAG ATAGCCTGTGTGCACAGATCGAGCCAGTTCTTCAGCGCCTCTCGTGACAGGACGGTGATGATGTGGGACTTGCACGGCCCCTCGCAACCAAGGCAGCAGTTCTCTGGCCACGCCATGGTGGTCACTGGATTGGCCGTGAGTCCAG ACTCTTCACAGCTGTGTACTGGCTCTCGGGACAACACCCTGCTTCTGTGGGACGTTGGGACCGGCCAGTGTGCAGAGACAGCTTCCATCTCCAGGAACCTG GTAACTCACTTGTGCTGGGTCCCCCAGGAACCATATATACTACAGACTTCTGAAGATAAAACCATCAG ATTATGGGACAGTCGGGGGCTGCAGGTAGCGCATATATTTCCCACAAAGCAGCATATTCAGACCTACTGCGAGGTCAGTGAGGATGGACACAAATGTATCTCCTGCAGCAACGGCTTTGGAGGGGAAGGCTGTGAAGCCACG TTGTGGGACCTACGGCAGACGCGGAATAGAATATGTGAATACAAGGGGCATTTCCAGACTGTCACATCCTGTGTCTTTCTACCAAGAGCATTAGCCTTGATGCCTACAATTGCCACCTCATCACATGACTGCAAAGTGAAGATTTGGAACCAAGATACTGGAG ACCCTCCTGGCCAGGTGCCCAGAAACCGTACACAGGTGTCTCGGGGACGGTCCTAG
- the WDR31 gene encoding WD repeat-containing protein 31 isoform X3, with amino-acid sequence MLLPWSPPCKVLCRSCAVMGKLQSKLKHSTYKYSRPDGILEERIQTKACQEYSPAHVDTVSVVAALSSDLCVSGGKDKTAVAYDWKTGNVVRRFRGHEREITKIACVHRSSQFFSASRDRTVMMWDLHGPSQPRQQFSGHAMVVTGLAVSPDSSQLCTGSRDNTLLLWDVGTGQCAETASISRNLVTHLCWVPQEPYILQTSEDKTIRLWDSRGLQVAHIFPTKQHIQTYCEVSEDGHKCISCSNGFGGEGCEATLWDLRQTRNRICEYKGHFQTVTSCVFLPRALALMPTIATSSHDCKVKIWNQDTGETSSSMTPRSWPKPLVPSSSPSLPVHLVPGRIRTFDFPGCWRHRLLAVCEFQPRNSPAQSGLQPRAGTAGGGSILRPGDIHFQTVACPFSVWLCSSL; translated from the exons ATGCTGCTGCCCTGGTCTCCTCCCTGCAAGGTTTTGTGTAGATCCTGTGCAGTGATGGGGAAACTGCAAAGCAAACTCAAACATAGCACTTACAAGTACAG CAGGCCCGATGGAATTCTAGAAGAGAGAATTCAAACTAAAGCTTGTCAGGAGTATAGCCCAGCCCACGTGGATACTGTGTCTGTCGTTGCTGCCCTGAGCTCAGACCTGTGTGTCTCTGGAGGAAAAGATAAG ACAGCCGTGGCCTATGACTGGAAAACCGGAAACGTGGTGAGACGTTTCAGAGGACATGAACGAGAAATCACTAAG ATAGCCTGTGTGCACAGATCGAGCCAGTTCTTCAGCGCCTCTCGTGACAGGACGGTGATGATGTGGGACTTGCACGGCCCCTCGCAACCAAGGCAGCAGTTCTCTGGCCACGCCATGGTGGTCACTGGATTGGCCGTGAGTCCAG ACTCTTCACAGCTGTGTACTGGCTCTCGGGACAACACCCTGCTTCTGTGGGACGTTGGGACCGGCCAGTGTGCAGAGACAGCTTCCATCTCCAGGAACCTG GTAACTCACTTGTGCTGGGTCCCCCAGGAACCATATATACTACAGACTTCTGAAGATAAAACCATCAG ATTATGGGACAGTCGGGGGCTGCAGGTAGCGCATATATTTCCCACAAAGCAGCATATTCAGACCTACTGCGAGGTCAGTGAGGATGGACACAAATGTATCTCCTGCAGCAACGGCTTTGGAGGGGAAGGCTGTGAAGCCACG TTGTGGGACCTACGGCAGACGCGGAATAGAATATGTGAATACAAGGGGCATTTCCAGACTGTCACATCCTGTGTCTTTCTACCAAGAGCATTAGCCTTGATGCCTACAATTGCCACCTCATCACATGACTGCAAAGTGAAGATTTGGAACCAAGATACTGGAG AGACCTCGAGTTCCATGACGCCGCGCTCTTGGCCTAAGCCGCTggttccctcttcctcccccagcctGCCTGTTCACCTTGTCCCTGGACGGATCAGGACCTTTGACTTCCCTGGCTGTTGGCGACACCGTCTCCTTGCTGTGTGCGAGTTTCAGCCGAGGAATTCACCTGCTCAGAGTGGACTACAGCCAAGGGCTGGCACTGCGGGAGGTGGCAGCATTCTGAGGCCAGGAGACATTCACTTTCAAACCGTGGCCTGTCctttctcagtgtggctttgtTCTTCCCTGTGA